One Paenibacillus riograndensis SBR5 DNA segment encodes these proteins:
- a CDS encoding response regulator transcription factor, with translation MPKLLVVDDDLDMLALVRAALEKDGHQVDTEADAAAVQPARCQLYDLLLLDVMMPGEDGFSLCSRIRAEVDCPILFLTAKAEDAALVQGFGLGADDYIKKPFSIAELRARVNAHLRLRVRQTRTLSRGGVRFDIQAKMAIAGEHTLPFTKGEYAICEHLALHAGQVFTKEQLYEAVFGFDAEGDSSAIAEHIKNIRAKLKADGLSPIETVWGVGYKWRKDIVL, from the coding sequence ATGCCGAAACTGTTGGTGGTCGATGATGACCTTGATATGCTGGCCCTGGTGCGTGCTGCCCTGGAAAAGGACGGCCACCAAGTAGACACCGAAGCGGATGCCGCTGCCGTGCAGCCCGCCCGGTGCCAGCTGTACGATCTTCTGCTGCTCGATGTGATGATGCCCGGCGAGGATGGCTTTTCCCTTTGCAGCCGTATCCGTGCCGAGGTGGATTGCCCCATCCTGTTCTTAACCGCCAAGGCGGAAGATGCGGCCCTTGTACAGGGCTTTGGCCTGGGCGCCGATGATTACATTAAAAAGCCATTCAGTATTGCGGAGCTGCGCGCACGGGTAAACGCCCATCTGCGGCTCAGGGTGCGCCAGACCCGCACCCTGAGCCGAGGCGGTGTGCGCTTTGATATACAGGCAAAAATGGCCATCGCGGGCGAACACACACTGCCCTTTACCAAGGGCGAATACGCCATCTGTGAGCACCTGGCCCTGCACGCCGGACAGGTGTTTACCAAAGAACAATTATACGAAGCGGTTTTCGGCTTTGATGCCGAGGGCGATTCGTCGGCCATTGCGGAGCACATCAAAAATATCCGCGCCAAGCTGAAAGCAGACGGCCTCAGCCCCATAGAAACCGTTTGGGGGGTGGGCTACAAATGGCGAAAAGACATCGTTCTGTAA
- a CDS encoding lantibiotic immunity ABC transporter MutE/EpiE family permease subunit produces MLQTYLKAENLKFKRSLFRKLLIFIPVALILISMIFILIGIGLGGFSSSIVGNWCMPIASLSIMFLCHLVNNKDQKHKYRTLYSLPIDLRKTFISKTILIALNLLIISLLLSFITVISECILSGVSAAMGHSGYYLVGYCLLWLSLLWQIPFCLFLDQKAGFVGSVIINLFASASGGLFFSLTPLFWFFPYSWPARFMVTIFGVLPNGLLVEADSRYILNVGESSLLVLISLLAMLVLSALFSRWYGKQVYRK; encoded by the coding sequence ATGTTACAAACGTATTTAAAAGCAGAAAACTTGAAATTTAAACGCTCCCTATTTAGAAAACTCCTTATATTTATTCCAGTAGCTTTAATTTTAATATCGATGATATTTATATTGATTGGTATTGGTTTAGGCGGTTTTTCAAGCTCTATAGTTGGCAATTGGTGTATGCCTATTGCGTCTTTGTCCATTATGTTTTTATGTCACCTAGTGAATAATAAGGATCAAAAACACAAATACCGGACTCTTTATAGTTTGCCCATCGACTTGAGGAAAACATTTATTTCCAAAACAATATTGATCGCACTTAATCTTTTGATAATATCATTATTGCTATCGTTCATCACTGTTATCTCTGAGTGCATATTGTCAGGTGTTTCAGCTGCAATGGGTCATAGCGGATATTATCTTGTAGGATACTGCTTATTGTGGCTCTCTTTATTATGGCAGATCCCTTTCTGTTTATTTTTGGATCAAAAAGCCGGATTTGTTGGTTCTGTGATCATAAATTTGTTTGCCAGTGCATCAGGCGGTTTATTTTTTTCCTTGACGCCTTTGTTTTGGTTCTTCCCATATAGCTGGCCTGCGAGGTTTATGGTTACAATATTTGGAGTTTTGCCAAACGGATTATTAGTCGAAGCAGATTCAAGATACATTTTAAATGTAGGAGAAAGTTCATTGCTGGTATTGATATCCTTGCTTGCTATGCTGGTTCTTTCCGCATTGTTTTCGCGCTGGTACGGAAAGCAGGTGTATCGCAAATGA
- a CDS encoding lantibiotic immunity ABC transporter MutG family permease subunit — MTIIREFLSNFTKIKRTPIILLHLLLPIVITTLFLVYYAYAGYHIIPDVRLFFIILQIGYPIFVSIVVPILIHLDRNINNIQNALGLVESRRSVYLGKLFFLLFLSAISMIIYGLCFYIGVHFFLDIRITPVGSYLVIFYIFLFSNLFLYLVHVPIAFRFGSSISVLLGISGTILAGYFENAMGDTIWPIIPWEWGVRFLDNYFGFSSTPVFPGIISLIVITSIVLVLSILWFRRWEGKVIQE; from the coding sequence ATGACGATTATAAGAGAATTCTTGTCCAATTTTACCAAAATCAAACGAACTCCAATCATTTTATTGCATTTGTTACTGCCTATCGTGATTACAACCTTATTTTTAGTTTATTACGCTTATGCCGGATACCATATTATTCCTGATGTGAGGTTGTTTTTCATTATATTACAAATAGGTTATCCGATTTTTGTCAGTATCGTTGTGCCGATTTTAATTCATTTAGATAGGAATATAAACAATATTCAAAATGCTCTAGGTTTAGTGGAGTCTCGAAGAAGCGTATACCTGGGGAAATTGTTCTTTCTACTGTTTCTTTCAGCCATAAGTATGATAATCTATGGACTTTGTTTCTATATTGGAGTCCATTTTTTTCTGGATATCCGCATAACACCCGTTGGTTCATATCTTGTCATATTTTATATATTTTTGTTTAGCAACTTATTTTTATATTTAGTACACGTTCCGATTGCTTTTCGGTTTGGTTCAAGTATTTCTGTTTTGTTAGGGATATCTGGTACAATTTTGGCAGGTTACTTTGAAAATGCGATGGGTGATACAATCTGGCCGATAATCCCTTGGGAATGGGGTGTCCGGTTTTTGGATAATTATTTCGGCTTTTCAAGTACTCCTGTTTTCCCTGGAATTATTTCTCTGATCGTAATTACTTCGATTGTTCTGGTTTTATCCATCCTATGGTTTCGTAGATGGGAGGGTAAAGTCATCCAAGAATAA
- a CDS encoding lantibiotic protection ABC transporter ATP-binding protein has protein sequence MDEYIIKTNNVSKKFKKTYAIKDLSMSVRKNSVYGLLGPNGAGKSTLLKMITGIIRPTSGEILFNNHSWTRKDLLNIGSLIESPPLYENLTAFENLKVRATLMGISTNRCHEVLQKMDLMDTKNKKTSDFSLGMKQRLGIALALLNNPQLLVLDEPTNGLDPFGIEELRKMIRTFAESGISVIISSHILSEVQQVADDIGIIYNGSLLYQDTIAANENLEQLFMDIVRKERES, from the coding sequence ATGGATGAGTACATAATAAAAACCAATAATGTCTCTAAAAAATTCAAAAAGACCTATGCAATAAAAGATTTATCTATGTCTGTAAGAAAAAATTCTGTCTACGGTTTATTAGGACCTAATGGTGCTGGCAAATCAACCTTATTGAAGATGATTACAGGAATTATCAGACCGACTTCAGGTGAAATATTATTCAACAATCACTCTTGGACCCGAAAAGATTTATTGAATATTGGTTCATTAATCGAATCCCCTCCACTGTATGAGAATTTAACGGCATTTGAAAATTTAAAAGTGCGGGCAACTCTTATGGGGATTTCAACAAATAGATGCCATGAAGTTTTACAAAAAATGGACTTAATGGATACTAAAAATAAAAAGACATCTGATTTTTCGTTGGGAATGAAACAGAGATTGGGTATAGCCTTAGCGCTGCTAAATAATCCCCAATTATTAGTCTTAGATGAACCTACAAACGGGTTAGACCCTTTTGGTATTGAAGAATTAAGGAAAATGATTCGAACCTTTGCGGAGTCTGGGATTTCTGTAATTATATCCAGTCATATTTTAAGCGAGGTACAACAAGTTGCCGATGACATAGGGATCATATACAATGGTTCGCTCCTGTATCAAGATACAATTGCTGCCAATGAAAATCTGGAACAACTGTTTATGGACATCGTTAGAAAGGAGCGTGAATCCTGA
- a CDS encoding DUF3841 domain-containing protein produces MTRYWTNQTIEAWEKAQDIGYLVGNSDFIWGEMLGDYHWMMRQMKKRIPNYLGEFPIWLWTEKPDLRRSGHFNGGTHAVSLEVEIPSEQVLLSDFDAWHCVLNDSFMALDEAEWEAFYRNELKMSKEESWERIFNLGLLRESPWWNSEPHLQGVSGKIKISHVCNVREFIARGTKI; encoded by the coding sequence ATGACCCGGTATTGGACAAATCAAACAATTGAAGCATGGGAAAAAGCTCAAGACATTGGTTATTTGGTCGGCAACTCTGATTTCATATGGGGAGAGATGCTAGGGGACTATCATTGGATGATGAGACAGATGAAAAAGAGAATTCCTAATTATTTGGGTGAATTCCCTATATGGCTATGGACGGAGAAACCTGATCTTCGAAGAAGTGGCCATTTCAACGGTGGTACTCATGCTGTAAGCCTCGAAGTAGAGATTCCGAGCGAACAAGTGCTATTATCCGATTTTGATGCATGGCATTGTGTTCTAAACGACAGCTTCATGGCTCTAGATGAAGCGGAGTGGGAAGCCTTTTATAGAAACGAATTGAAGATGTCGAAGGAGGAGAGCTGGGAGCGGATATTTAATCTCGGATTGCTAAGAGAATCGCCCTGGTGGAATTCTGAGCCACATCTCCAAGGAGTTAGCGGAAAAATAAAAATTTCACATGTGTGTAATGTCAGAGAGTTTATTGCTAGAGGAACGAAAATTTAG
- a CDS encoding sensor histidine kinase, protein MAAAAVMVGFAINTAAGILAMASAAAFGTAFFVFTKARYKNIARISNQIDLVLHNADHLFIGESDEGELSILHSEITKMTLRIRDQNNALKKEKEHLADSLADIAHQLRTPLTSVNLILSLLANNPDENERKAFVRETEELLVRMDWLITSLLKLSRLDAGIVVFQSVQIDVNHLINAALRPFLIPMELHDIDLQIDAPEGMIIQGDSGWLSEAIQNILKNCMESTGENGKIEIVCTDNPLFTEITIHDSGAGFEKEDLPSLFDRFYRGTNPNATGYGIGLSLCKMIITRQGGTITAKNHPQGGAIFAIRFPK, encoded by the coding sequence ATGGCCGCCGCCGCTGTAATGGTGGGATTTGCAATCAATACGGCGGCGGGAATCCTTGCCATGGCTTCTGCCGCCGCCTTTGGCACAGCGTTTTTCGTGTTTACCAAAGCCCGGTACAAAAACATTGCGCGGATTTCCAATCAAATTGACCTTGTGCTTCATAATGCTGACCATCTGTTTATTGGGGAATCGGACGAGGGCGAACTTTCCATTCTGCACAGCGAGATCACAAAAATGACGCTGCGTATTCGGGACCAAAACAACGCGCTGAAAAAAGAAAAAGAACATCTTGCCGATTCGCTGGCCGACATCGCCCACCAACTCCGGACCCCGCTCACATCCGTGAACCTCATTCTGTCATTGTTAGCGAATAACCCTGATGAGAACGAGCGGAAAGCATTTGTGCGGGAAACAGAGGAATTGCTTGTGCGGATGGATTGGCTGATTACTTCCCTATTGAAATTATCCCGCTTGGACGCGGGCATTGTGGTGTTCCAAAGCGTGCAGATCGATGTGAACCACTTGATAAACGCCGCGCTTCGCCCGTTCCTGATCCCCATGGAGCTGCATGATATTGATCTGCAAATAGACGCACCGGAAGGGATGATTATTCAAGGCGATTCGGGTTGGCTTTCGGAAGCTATTCAAAATATCCTCAAAAATTGCATGGAAAGCACAGGCGAGAACGGGAAGATTGAGATTGTCTGCACAGACAACCCCTTATTTACTGAGATAACCATCCACGACAGCGGCGCAGGCTTTGAAAAAGAAGATTTGCCCTCCCTGTTTGACAGGTTTTACCGCGGGACAAACCCAAACGCTACAGGATACGGGATTGGACTTTCTCTCTGCAAGATGATCATAACACGGCAGGGAGGGACGATTACCGCAAAAAATCACCCGCAGGGCGGCGCGATATTTGCCATTCGTTTCCCCAAGTGA
- a CDS encoding ATP-binding protein gives MERKIVERLVSWKNKPQRMPLVIYGARQVGKTYTALTFGKNHYKNTVYFNMEGSSEIASIFERDLNPERIIKELSVKSGQTIFKDDTLIIFDEIQACERALTSLKYFCENEPDYHIIAAGSLLGVALNREKYSFPVGKVDMMNLYPLDFEEFLWATGHKDMCELIKESYEHSTPLSLHETAMDLYKTYLVVGGMPRAVIEYVDTQDFDFVVAAQKMLNDAYIADMAKYASPQETTKIMAAWASVPAQLAKENHKFQYKVIKSGARAYEYETPLDWLRTAGMINKCIRITEGKMPLSAYADNNSFKVYMMDTGLLCSKFDIAANVILNGPANFNGFKGALAENYIMQALVTNGFTPYYWSSPGKAELDFVFQDRQGNIIPLEGKSADNVRAKSLKNYISLYQPPYAIRVSAKNFGFENGLRSIPLYALFCLKRI, from the coding sequence ATGGAACGTAAAATTGTAGAAAGATTAGTTTCTTGGAAGAATAAGCCCCAAAGAATGCCTCTTGTCATCTATGGGGCTAGGCAGGTAGGAAAAACCTATACGGCGCTTACCTTTGGAAAAAACCATTATAAAAACACCGTTTATTTTAATATGGAGGGCTCAAGTGAGATTGCCTCCATTTTTGAGCGTGATTTAAATCCAGAACGTATTATCAAGGAATTGTCTGTAAAAAGTGGACAAACCATTTTTAAAGACGATACCTTGATTATTTTTGATGAAATTCAGGCCTGTGAGCGGGCGTTAACCTCTTTAAAGTATTTCTGTGAGAACGAGCCGGACTATCATATTATTGCTGCGGGCAGCTTATTAGGTGTGGCGCTGAATCGTGAGAAGTATTCCTTCCCCGTTGGAAAAGTGGATATGATGAATTTGTACCCTCTTGATTTTGAAGAGTTCTTATGGGCGACAGGGCATAAGGATATGTGCGAGTTGATTAAAGAATCGTATGAGCACTCTACTCCCTTATCCTTGCATGAAACGGCTATGGACTTGTATAAAACTTATTTGGTAGTTGGAGGAATGCCAAGGGCCGTTATTGAATATGTAGATACGCAGGACTTTGATTTTGTCGTTGCCGCTCAGAAAATGCTGAACGATGCATATATCGCTGACATGGCCAAGTATGCCTCACCGCAGGAAACGACAAAAATCATGGCCGCATGGGCCAGTGTTCCCGCGCAGCTAGCCAAAGAGAACCACAAGTTTCAGTATAAAGTGATTAAATCGGGTGCAAGGGCTTATGAGTACGAAACGCCGCTGGATTGGTTGAGGACAGCAGGAATGATCAACAAATGTATTCGAATTACAGAAGGGAAAATGCCGCTTAGCGCTTACGCTGATAATAATTCCTTCAAAGTGTATATGATGGATACCGGATTGTTGTGTTCCAAATTTGATATCGCAGCGAATGTGATCCTGAACGGCCCGGCAAACTTTAATGGATTTAAAGGCGCCTTGGCCGAGAATTATATTATGCAGGCCCTTGTCACGAACGGCTTCACTCCGTACTACTGGAGTTCTCCAGGCAAAGCGGAATTGGATTTTGTGTTTCAAGATAGGCAGGGGAATATTATTCCCTTGGAGGGGAAATCGGCGGATAACGTCCGAGCGAAAAGCTTGAAAAACTATATTTCCTTGTATCAGCCGCCTTATGCGATTCGGGTATCCGCTAAAAATTTCGGGTTTGAAAATGGGCTGAGAAGTATCCCTCTTTATGCGTTGTTTTGTTTGAAGCGGATATAA
- a CDS encoding response regulator transcription factor yields MKRIFLVEDDKAIAKNLILLLRSEGFTVTHAPTRSEALAALAGNTFDLALIDISLPDGNGFTVCTEIKEMQDVPVIFLTASGDEASVVTGLNIGADDYITKPFRPRELIARIGTALRKSGRSGSAFEICGLQVDTASGVVKKNGNEVFLSALEYRLLLVFISNPKSIITRGRLLDELWDAAGEFVNDNTLTVYIKRLREKIENDPGNPQIILTVRGTGYRLGSEYASE; encoded by the coding sequence ATGAAACGGATATTTTTGGTTGAGGACGATAAGGCAATCGCTAAAAACCTTATCCTTTTGCTCCGCTCGGAAGGATTTACAGTCACCCACGCCCCTACGCGGAGTGAAGCCCTTGCCGCACTTGCCGGAAATACATTTGACTTGGCGTTGATTGATATTTCTTTGCCTGACGGAAATGGCTTCACGGTGTGCACGGAGATCAAAGAAATGCAAGATGTTCCGGTTATCTTTCTGACGGCTTCCGGCGATGAGGCGAGTGTTGTTACCGGGCTGAACATAGGCGCCGACGACTATATCACCAAGCCTTTTCGCCCGCGTGAATTGATTGCGCGAATTGGAACCGCCCTGCGAAAAAGCGGACGTTCCGGGTCGGCTTTTGAAATCTGCGGGCTTCAAGTCGATACGGCAAGCGGCGTTGTCAAAAAAAACGGCAACGAGGTTTTTCTTTCAGCATTAGAATACCGCTTGCTGCTGGTGTTTATTAGCAACCCAAAAAGTATTATCACGCGGGGCAGGCTGCTTGACGAATTGTGGGACGCGGCGGGCGAATTTGTCAATGACAATACACTGACCGTGTACATCAAACGTCTGCGGGAGAAGATCGAGAACGACCCGGGAAACCCGCAAATCATTCTGACCGTTCGCGGGACAGGGTATAGATTGGGGAGCGAGTATGCTTCGGAATAG
- a CDS encoding HAMP domain-containing sensor histidine kinase gives MAKRHRSVSLSFVLFRFAIVMLGCMLLCCLAWYVVMVRLQTTGIIYQGAVSNQQVEQMLAGEPKTFVSPGDDFLAEYALFGRNGEVLDSNVKKKKLEVLTGFLQGDAYSINVSRYTYTDGSTVIFRWHYRAEFVNPVLRGMLPPAEYLGLATLGVALVLCLLFNTLWLRRRLAAKLKLFSEVSGKVGAQDLDFAIPHAGIREYDQALGAMEHMREALYSSLSSQWAAQQEREAEIAALAHDLKTPLTLVGGNAELLLDEELPERSRKMVETIMASNDRAKQYVASLLETSAGADEAFENTSLPAMFDELCQSTMAIAEAKRVCLQTRNGLEGAAGIQKDHLLRALGNVVQNAIEHTPAGGNVYLEGSMADGGWQVTVCDEGPGFSKAALHHATERLWRGDAARGADGHSGLGLWFAAQVAKTHAGQLELRNCASGGVVTIQFPGTIRNT, from the coding sequence ATGGCGAAAAGACATCGTTCTGTAAGCCTTTCCTTTGTGCTTTTTCGCTTTGCCATAGTTATGCTTGGCTGTATGCTGTTATGCTGCCTGGCATGGTATGTCGTCATGGTGCGGCTTCAAACCACCGGCATTATTTACCAGGGAGCCGTCTCCAACCAACAGGTGGAGCAAATGCTGGCCGGAGAGCCAAAAACTTTTGTTTCCCCTGGTGACGATTTCCTGGCCGAGTACGCTTTGTTTGGCCGGAACGGCGAAGTGTTGGACAGCAATGTAAAGAAAAAGAAGCTGGAAGTCCTGACCGGGTTTTTACAGGGGGATGCCTACAGCATAAATGTTTCGCGATACACCTACACGGATGGAAGCACCGTAATTTTTCGCTGGCATTACAGGGCAGAGTTTGTCAACCCTGTGCTGCGCGGCATGCTGCCCCCCGCTGAATACCTGGGGCTGGCCACCCTTGGTGTAGCGTTGGTGCTTTGTCTGCTGTTTAACACCCTGTGGCTCCGTCGGCGCCTCGCCGCCAAGCTGAAGCTGTTCAGCGAGGTGAGCGGGAAGGTAGGCGCGCAGGATCTGGATTTTGCCATTCCCCACGCAGGTATACGGGAGTATGACCAGGCGCTCGGTGCTATGGAACATATGCGGGAGGCATTGTACAGCTCCCTGTCCTCCCAATGGGCGGCACAGCAAGAACGCGAGGCGGAAATAGCCGCACTCGCGCATGATTTAAAAACCCCGCTCACCCTGGTGGGAGGCAATGCCGAACTTCTGCTGGATGAAGAACTGCCTGAGCGCAGCCGCAAAATGGTGGAAACAATTATGGCAAGCAACGACCGGGCCAAGCAGTATGTTGCCAGCCTGCTGGAAACCTCCGCCGGTGCAGATGAGGCATTTGAAAACACCAGCCTGCCCGCCATGTTTGACGAGCTTTGCCAGAGCACAATGGCCATTGCAGAAGCCAAGAGGGTTTGCCTGCAAACCCGAAACGGCCTGGAGGGTGCTGCGGGCATTCAGAAAGACCATTTACTCCGCGCTCTCGGTAATGTGGTGCAGAATGCCATCGAGCATACACCGGCGGGTGGAAATGTATATTTGGAAGGCAGCATGGCAGATGGCGGCTGGCAGGTCACCGTGTGTGATGAAGGCCCCGGCTTTAGCAAGGCGGCGTTACACCATGCAACAGAGCGCCTATGGCGTGGTGATGCAGCGCGTGGCGCCGATGGACACAGTGGCCTTGGCCTTTGGTTTGCAGCACAAGTAGCAAAAACGCACGCAGGACAACTAGAACTGCGCAACTGCGCTTCTGGTGGGGTGGTTACAATCCAGTTCCCAGGGACTATTCGGAATACTTGA